One genomic segment of Helianthus annuus cultivar XRQ/B chromosome 14, HanXRQr2.0-SUNRISE, whole genome shotgun sequence includes these proteins:
- the LOC110906394 gene encoding uncharacterized protein LOC110906394, which produces MVGKSRKDWSEKLDDALWAFRTAYKTPLGTTPFMIVYGKACHPPVELEHRALWALKTVNLDLTKAARRRFFQIHELEAIGDAAYERSWSIKEKTKVLHDRRLRQLKEFKVGDKVILFNSRLKLIAGKLKSRWTRPYVVKEVFPYSTIELYDEVDKGSWKVNGHRLKHYLGGPIDTIEDEEIPLEDPPTFIE; this is translated from the coding sequence ATGGTAGGAAAAAGTAGGAAGGATTGGTCGGAAAAGCtagacgatgcattgtgggcattCCGCACCGCTTACAAAACACCGTTAGGAACCACGCCCTTCATGATTGTGTATGGCAAAGCGTGCCATCCTCCGGTAGAGTTAGAGCACCGAGCACTATGGGCTTTGAAAACCGTTAACCTTGACCTTACCAAAGCCGCAAGGAGGAGATTCTTTCAAATCCATGAATTAGAGGCCATTGGAGATGCCGCCTATGAACGATCTTGGAGTATCAAAGAAAAGACTAAGGTGTTGCATGATAGGAGGTTGCGACAGTTGAAGGAGTTTAAGGTAGGGGATAAAGTGATTTTGTTCAATTCGAGATTGAAATTGATAGCAGGGAAGTTGAAATCGAGATGGACCAGACCATATGTGGTAAAGGAGGTGTTTCCATACAGTACCATCGAGTTGTATGACGAAGTTGATAAAGGTTCGTGGAAGGTAAATGGTCATCGATTGAAACATTACTTAGGAGGTCCTATTGATACCATCGAGGACGAAGAAATTCCTCTAGAGGACCCACCCACCTTCATAGAATAG